The Chryseobacterium nakagawai genome has a segment encoding these proteins:
- a CDS encoding MFS transporter → MLREASEKRIRLITIMAFVSIPLSGFVTDIYLPSFPSMAKEMMVSEKDIQITLTSYLLSYGISQLFVGGILDSIGRYRPKLLALFILILSSIFITMTNSILLICLLRILQGVAVSVLVVATRAIFVDLYDAERVKHYLSYFTIAWSCGPILAPFLGGYLEKLFNWHANFYFLAFYAGFLFLFEWFFSGESLPQKKKLDLSENINLYSMMLKNKIFMLGIIILGLSYSIVMLFNITGPFIIENTFHFTPVVIGYCTLILGFSWMIGGFIGKRRLGLDFKSRILLPIILQLILIAGLITTSYFAESLYIMIPFAFFIHICSGVLFTSFFTTSMLYFPKNAGTAGGLMGGLVYVITSITSFIISVSGTVTEQKDLSWRYLIIAIFLLGIILIMNRAVKKEKAEN, encoded by the coding sequence ATGTTGAGAGAAGCATCTGAGAAACGCATCAGATTAATAACCATTATGGCCTTTGTGTCTATCCCGCTTTCGGGGTTTGTTACTGATATTTACCTGCCATCCTTCCCTTCTATGGCCAAGGAAATGATGGTTTCAGAAAAAGATATACAGATCACTTTAACTTCTTACCTGCTGAGCTACGGAATTTCTCAATTATTTGTGGGCGGAATTCTGGACAGTATCGGTCGTTACCGTCCTAAATTACTTGCTTTATTTATTTTGATCCTGAGCAGTATTTTCATTACTATGACCAATAGTATTTTATTAATATGCTTACTCCGCATCCTTCAGGGAGTTGCCGTTTCTGTACTTGTTGTGGCTACCCGTGCTATTTTTGTAGATCTTTATGATGCCGAACGGGTAAAGCATTACCTGAGTTATTTTACGATTGCCTGGTCTTGTGGTCCTATCTTGGCTCCTTTCCTCGGCGGTTACCTTGAAAAGCTTTTTAACTGGCATGCTAACTTTTATTTCCTTGCTTTTTATGCAGGATTTTTATTTCTGTTCGAGTGGTTCTTCAGCGGTGAAAGTCTTCCGCAAAAAAAGAAACTGGATCTTTCAGAGAATATTAACCTGTATTCCATGATGCTTAAAAACAAAATCTTCATGCTCGGAATCATTATTCTGGGATTAAGCTACTCTATTGTGATGCTATTCAATATTACCGGCCCTTTCATTATTGAAAACACCTTCCACTTTACTCCTGTAGTGATTGGATATTGTACCCTGATTTTAGGGTTTTCATGGATGATAGGAGGCTTTATAGGAAAACGCAGACTTGGTTTGGATTTTAAATCGAGAATTTTATTGCCTATTATCCTTCAACTGATATTAATTGCAGGATTAATAACCACCAGCTACTTTGCAGAGAGTCTTTATATAATGATTCCTTTTGCCTTTTTTATTCATATCTGTTCGGGCGTTTTATTTACTTCGTTTTTTACAACGAGTATGCTGTATTTTCCTAAAAATGCAGGAACAGCCGGCGGATTGATGGGCGGACTGGTTTATGTTATCACTTCAATCACCAGCTTTATTATTTCCGTAAGTGGAACAGTAACGGAACAAAAGGATCTTTCCTGGCGATACCTTATCATTGCTATTTTTCTATTGGGAATAATTCTTATTATGAATCGGGCCGTAAAAAAAGAAAAAGCAGAGAATTGA
- a CDS encoding DUF488 domain-containing protein gives MMPEIVLKRVYETPSPHDGYRVLVDRLWPRGLTKEAADIDEWNKDLAPSSELRKWFHHDPERWKEFSEKYLKELHENKPGKEFLDQHKGQEKITLVYAAKDEEHCHPLILKSYLESLK, from the coding sequence ATGATGCCTGAAATTGTATTAAAAAGAGTCTATGAAACGCCTTCTCCTCATGATGGTTATCGGGTTCTTGTAGACCGTTTATGGCCTCGTGGACTGACTAAAGAAGCAGCAGATATTGATGAATGGAACAAAGATCTTGCGCCTTCTTCAGAATTGAGAAAATGGTTTCATCATGATCCTGAACGATGGAAAGAATTTTCAGAAAAATATCTGAAAGAGCTCCATGAAAATAAGCCTGGAAAGGAGTTTCTGGACCAACATAAAGGCCAGGAAAAGATCACATTGGTATATGCTGCAAAAGACGAAGAACATTGTCATCCCCTTATTTTAAAAAGTTATTTAGAAAGCCTGAAGTAA
- a CDS encoding lactonase family protein, protein MLIILAGLKLCAQNTYVFFGSFNHNKETEGIYVYELDTLKGRLSKVTSAKGVLNPSFLTLSPDGKYVFVCTESKTKNAGSVSSFEFNAEKKSLTYINSQKSGGENPVYLAAHKSGKWLINGNYTEGSTSVYPISQNGVIQPRVQNFQFSEGSINQDRQDRAHIHSTVFSPDFKYVFLPDLGADKIRTYKFEADKKEPLTEAEKSFTPTPLGSGPRHFTFHPNGKFGYCIEEMGGAVSVYQYDNGKLEPIQRINTHSDQFKNDFESSDIHISPDGRYLYASNRGKENNIAIFSILNDGTLKTVGYQSTKGNHPRTFTIDSTGKFLIVAHPVSGTAVVFKRNSETGLLKKVGREVKLNGVSTVQIRKY, encoded by the coding sequence ATGCTTATTATTTTAGCAGGCTTAAAATTATGTGCACAGAATACCTATGTGTTTTTTGGTTCATTTAATCATAATAAAGAAACCGAAGGAATTTACGTCTATGAATTAGATACCCTCAAAGGAAGACTATCGAAAGTAACTTCTGCTAAAGGAGTTTTAAATCCATCATTTCTGACACTGTCACCAGATGGAAAATATGTTTTTGTCTGTACAGAAAGTAAAACCAAAAATGCAGGAAGTGTAAGTAGTTTTGAGTTTAATGCTGAAAAAAAGTCTCTTACTTATATCAATAGCCAGAAAAGTGGTGGGGAGAATCCTGTTTATCTTGCAGCTCATAAGAGCGGAAAATGGTTGATTAATGGAAATTATACCGAAGGAAGTACTTCTGTTTATCCCATTTCACAAAATGGAGTGATACAACCGAGGGTTCAGAATTTTCAATTTTCAGAAGGAAGTATAAATCAGGACAGGCAGGATCGGGCTCATATTCATTCAACCGTTTTTTCTCCTGATTTTAAATATGTGTTTTTACCGGATCTTGGAGCCGATAAAATAAGAACCTATAAATTTGAAGCGGATAAAAAAGAACCATTGACAGAAGCCGAAAAGTCTTTCACTCCAACTCCTTTAGGTAGTGGACCAAGGCATTTTACTTTTCATCCCAATGGAAAATTTGGCTATTGTATTGAAGAAATGGGCGGTGCTGTAAGTGTTTACCAGTATGATAATGGAAAACTGGAACCTATTCAGAGAATCAATACCCATTCCGATCAGTTTAAAAATGACTTTGAAAGTTCAGATATTCATATTTCTCCGGATGGACGCTATCTGTATGCTTCAAACCGAGGAAAGGAAAATAACATTGCTATATTTTCAATTTTGAATGACGGGACATTGAAAACGGTAGGATATCAATCTACAAAAGGAAATCATCCAAGAACCTTTACGATTGACAGCACCGGAAAGTTTTTAATTGTAGCTCATCCTGTAAGCGGAACTGCCGTTGTCTTTAAGCGGAATTCAGAAACAGGATTGCTGAAAAAAGTAGGCAGAGAAGTGAAATTAAACGGTGTTTCTACCGTTCAGATCAGAAAATACTAA
- a CDS encoding prevent-host-death protein: protein MNYKLELNTQEPNSKIVFHNIIFDTFKINIVERYIGAMNFRPKLSNVLFKVRTLDNQLINRKDGNIRVKIKDDNFETYQKLTQALNSYEYKNKLINRQETDQNYVHFILSLVITNYNLN from the coding sequence ATGAATTATAAGCTCGAGCTCAATACTCAAGAGCCTAACTCTAAAATTGTTTTTCACAACATCATATTTGATACATTCAAAATCAATATTGTTGAAAGATATATCGGGGCAATGAATTTCCGTCCGAAATTATCTAACGTTTTATTTAAAGTAAGAACATTAGATAATCAACTCATTAACAGGAAAGATGGCAATATAAGGGTAAAAATTAAAGATGACAATTTTGAAACCTATCAGAAATTAACGCAGGCATTAAATTCTTACGAATATAAAAACAAGCTGATTAACAGACAGGAAACAGATCAGAATTATGTACATTTTATATTGAGCCTGGTCATTACAAACTATAATCTTAATTAA
- a CDS encoding nuclear transport factor 2 family protein, with amino-acid sequence MDELKINTIIQGLSDSLQTRSYDKFVSYFTESAIFEIPFTVNGKIVINGKENIKKHFENVQQNPLAQLIEIEDVYTKIYHCIDTQTATVEYFTEGKSLATNEPFEIQSSIALIKFDVSGIVYYKDFPNTLGIAQKAGVLSQLAGSWIK; translated from the coding sequence ATGGACGAGTTAAAAATAAATACAATTATTCAAGGCCTATCAGATTCTTTGCAGACAAGGAGTTATGATAAATTTGTTAGCTATTTTACAGAGAGTGCAATTTTTGAAATACCATTTACAGTGAATGGTAAGATTGTGATTAATGGAAAAGAAAATATAAAAAAGCACTTTGAGAATGTACAGCAAAACCCACTTGCCCAGTTGATTGAAATAGAGGATGTTTATACAAAAATATACCATTGTATAGATACCCAAACAGCTACTGTTGAGTATTTCACGGAAGGAAAATCATTAGCAACGAATGAACCTTTTGAAATACAATCTTCTATTGCGCTTATTAAATTTGATGTAAGTGGTATTGTTTATTACAAAGATTTTCCAAATACTTTGGGAATTGCACAAAAAGCAGGCGTTCTGTCTCAATTAGCAGGAAGTTGGATAAAATGA
- a CDS encoding M12 family metallopeptidase encodes MELHKKLLLGSVISMAMVSCNTTNDNVDEKVTQEQGISMLQAIPPADIPVGFENTQMCKDVYLPGEGYSPGTASKGAVVTSKKWPNGSVITVSLNGGTTKVRNKVMQYANEWSQYANIKFNFITSGTAQIRVTFTANAGSYSYIGKDALSIASNKETMNFGWFNDSTSDSEFSRTTIHEFGHALGMIHEHQHPLAAIPWDKPKVYAYYAGAPNYWTQAQVDNNLFAKYSTSQTQYSAYDKLSIMHYSISSTLTTNGFSVGNNTVLSATDKQFIATVYPK; translated from the coding sequence ATGGAACTACACAAGAAACTTTTATTAGGATCTGTTATTTCAATGGCAATGGTATCTTGTAATACTACAAATGATAATGTAGACGAAAAAGTAACACAAGAACAAGGAATTTCCATGCTCCAAGCAATACCTCCAGCAGATATTCCTGTTGGTTTCGAAAATACACAAATGTGTAAAGATGTTTATCTTCCCGGAGAGGGATATTCCCCAGGAACAGCCTCAAAAGGAGCTGTTGTTACTAGTAAAAAATGGCCGAATGGTAGTGTAATCACTGTAAGTCTTAATGGGGGAACCACTAAAGTACGTAATAAAGTGATGCAATATGCAAATGAATGGTCTCAATATGCCAATATCAAATTTAATTTTATCACCAGTGGAACAGCACAGATCCGCGTTACTTTTACCGCCAACGCAGGGTCTTATTCATATATAGGAAAAGATGCTCTTAGTATAGCTTCCAATAAGGAAACAATGAACTTCGGTTGGTTTAATGACTCAACAAGTGATTCAGAATTCAGTAGAACAACCATTCACGAATTCGGACATGCATTGGGAATGATCCATGAGCACCAACATCCTTTAGCTGCTATTCCATGGGATAAGCCAAAAGTATATGCCTATTATGCAGGGGCTCCAAACTATTGGACTCAAGCTCAAGTAGATAATAACCTTTTCGCAAAATATTCAACATCACAAACTCAATATAGTGCTTACGACAAGTTATCAATTATGCACTATAGCATCAGTTCAACGCTAACCACAAACGGTTTCAGTGTTGGGAATAACACTGTTTTATCTGCTACTGATAAGCAATTTATCGCAACGGTATATCCAAAATAA